One Engraulis encrasicolus isolate BLACKSEA-1 chromosome 5, IST_EnEncr_1.0, whole genome shotgun sequence DNA segment encodes these proteins:
- the LOC134448724 gene encoding tripartite motif-containing protein 75-like: protein MASSGLSEEILCPVCLGEFQEPVSLRCQHSFCRRCISTYLATSGGAGLCPECRHPFNKKHIKANRSLAKVVSAAKEHLEEQRTLQESLTSVLLEPAGSGAEPVEDPALMCSVHQERLKLFCTEDQQLLCVVCREAEQHHGHTCRPAEEVAQHYKGLLGGAVNFLSTENASLNYMIGLQSAEVLQTQERSRDLSAMISSEFVKLQQLLRDQEQKVLSRLQEEETRVLVPMQTNLNMLTQLISMETNTEQVLTSNLSNTQPITFLQWWTSVGSGMVEEMLHFDSDPASSEEHTSSTEQQRLWFSSKLEGLGVCSDVINLGPYESHLPFLVWKQVLNHIHIQQVPHADELAQWEESYSRVGLSGRSLQRVDRKLGGLLGVFRGYRPMARCHPAYGQGRHYWEVEVGRRPDWAVGVCVAGVSQLCACQGMCVCRWCATPQGALREQVMLHLKRGRGYSVTVSGAVETPVALWEYPRRVGVYLDCDRGRVEFYDADTLLLIHSSKMADCQHQDHTAGSGREGPLLSLCLSPGCYNKEEEGRGDWEPLTVCCYRRQRPPGADMELLGRVWRPSLLGADEALWWRDARLGLAILGVAAGVMGVTSGWGDLGSSRGDLGRSGGGVGGLGHSLEDSIWW from the exons aTGGCGTCGTCCGGCCTGTCGGAGGAGATCTTGTGTCCTGTGTGCCTGGGTGAGTTCCAGGAGCCTGTCAGTCTTCGCTGTCAGCACAGCTTCTGCAGGAGATGCATCAGCACTTACCTGGCAACCAGCGGGGGTGCAGGGCTGTGCCCAGAGTgcagacaccccttcaacaagaAACATATTAAGGCCAATCGATCGCTCGCCAAGGTGGTCAGCGCAGCTAAAGAACACCTGGAAGAACAGAGgacactacag GAGAGCCTGACTAGCGTGTTGTTGGAGCCGGCGGGTTCAGGGGCGGAGCCTGTGGAAGACCCCGCCCTCATGTGCTCTGTGCACCAGGAGAGGCTGAAGCTGTTCTGTACTGAGGACCAGcagctgctgtgtgtggtgtgtagagaGGCGGAGCAAcaccacggacacacatgcagaccAGCCGAAGAGGTGGCACAGCACtataag GGCTTGCTGGGTGGAGCAGTCAACTTCCTATCTACGGAGAACGCAAGTCTAAACTACATGATTGGCTTGCAGTCTGCTGAGGTCCTACAGACACAG GAGCGCTCCAGAGACCTGTCTGCGATGATCTCCTCTGAGTTTGTCAAGCTGCAGCAGCTACTGAGAGATCAGGAGCAGAAG gTGCTCTCTAGACTGCAAGAGGAGGAGACTAGAGTTCTGGTTCCCATGCAGACCAACCTGAACATGTTGACACAACTCATCTCCATGGAGACCAACACGGAGCAGGTGCTCACCTCCAACCTCAGCAACACCCAGCCAATCACATTCCTCCAG tggtggacCTCTGTGGGGAGTGGCATGGTTGAAGAGATGCTGCATTTTGATAGCGACCCTGCATCCTCTGAAGAACACACCAGCTCCACGGAACAgca ACGGCTCTGGTTCTCATCGAAGCTGGAGGGCCTGGGCGTGTGCAGTGATGTCATCAATCTGGGCCCATACGAGTCCCATCTGCCCTTCCTAGTCTGGAAGCAAGTTCTCAACCACATCCACATCCAGCAAG tTCCCCATGCTGATGAGCTGGCTCAGTGGGAGGAGTCCTATTCCCGAGTGGGCCTATCAGGGCGCAGCCTGCAGCGCGTGGACAGGAAGCTGGGGGGCTTGCTGGGCGTGTTCCGGGGCTATCGGCCAATGGCACGCTGCCATCCAGCGTACGGCCAGGGCCGCCACTactgggaggtggaggtgggtcgCAGACCCGACTGGgccgtgggggtgtgtgtggcggGTGTGTCTCAGCTGTGCGCGTgccaggggatgtgtgtgtgtaggtggtgtgcCACGCCACAGGGGGCGCTACGGGAACAGGTGATGCTGCACCTGAAGAGGGGACGCGGCTACAGTGTGACTGTGTCTGGAGCGGTGGAGACCCCTGTTGCATTGTGGGAGTATCCAAGGCGAGTGGGCGTGTACCTGGACTGCGACAGAGGGAGGGTGGAGTTCTACGATGCTGATACACTCCTTCTGATCCACTCCTCCAAGATGGCCGACTGCCAGCATCAGGACCACACGGCTGGGTCAGGCAGGGAGGGGCCACTGCTGTCCCTGTGCCTGTCCCCCGGCTGCTACaacaaggaggaggaagggagaggcgaCTGGGAACCCCTCACCGTCTGCTGTTACCGCCGGCAACGCCCTCCCGGGGCCGACATGGAGCTGCTGGGGCGGGTCTGGAGGCCGTCACTGCTGGGGGCCGACGAGGCGCTGTGGTGGCGCGACGCCAGGCTGGGGCTGGCCATCCTGGGGGTGGCGGCAGGGGTGATGGGGGTCACTTCAGGCTGGGGTGATCTGGGGAGCTCAAGGGGTGACTTGGGCCGTtctggaggtggggtggggggcttggGTCACAGCCTGGAGGACTCAATCTGGTGgtga